A genomic segment from Streptosporangium roseum DSM 43021 encodes:
- a CDS encoding precorrin-8X methylmutase, producing the protein MIDYVRDGAEIYRRSFATIRAETDLRGLPPDVAQVAVRMIHACGMVDLVTDLGWSPGVVASARAALRAGAPVLCDAMMVASGVTRRRLPAGNEVICTLGEPGVPELAGRLGTTRSAAALELWRERLEGSVVAIGNAPTALFRLLEMVEEGAGRPAAVLGIPVGFIGAAESKQALAEHPAGLEYLVVHGRRGGSAMTAAAVNAIASEDD; encoded by the coding sequence GTGATCGACTACGTCCGCGACGGCGCGGAGATCTACCGCCGTTCCTTCGCCACCATCCGCGCCGAGACCGATCTGCGCGGCCTGCCCCCGGACGTCGCCCAGGTGGCGGTCCGCATGATCCACGCCTGCGGGATGGTCGACCTGGTCACCGACCTCGGGTGGTCGCCCGGCGTCGTGGCGTCGGCGCGCGCGGCCCTGCGCGCGGGCGCGCCGGTGCTGTGCGACGCGATGATGGTCGCCTCCGGGGTGACCCGCCGCCGCCTGCCCGCCGGCAACGAGGTGATCTGCACGCTGGGCGAGCCGGGCGTGCCGGAGCTCGCCGGACGGCTGGGCACCACCCGCAGCGCCGCCGCGCTGGAGCTGTGGCGCGAGCGGCTGGAGGGCTCCGTGGTCGCGATCGGCAACGCGCCGACCGCGCTGTTCCGGCTGCTGGAGATGGTCGAGGAGGGTGCCGGCCGGCCGGCCGCCGTGCTCGGGATCCCGGTCGGCTTCATCGGCGCCGCCGAGTCCAAGCAGGCCCTCGCCGAGCATCCGGCGGGCCTGGAGTACCTGGTCGTGCACGGGCGCCGGGGTGGAAGCGCGATGACCGCCGCCGCGGTCAACGCCATCGCGAGTGAGGACGATTGA